Proteins co-encoded in one Synechococcus elongatus PCC 6301 genomic window:
- a CDS encoding adenosine deaminase, with protein sequence MALFADLHRHLGGAVVPRILWRFLQRSQSEIIDRFAHYGDFEQFYTAPKASLAEYLEIHKLVESTQTTGTLPYFIQRLVRGAYTFENLAYLELRYTPYLRTPATLSQTERLDLMPAVVQCVAAASQVPGYPLLMPQILCLHTHLPYEVNRAMVQLAADCVPTVCAIDVAGGDRAYAERLPEFIELFNWARELGLKTTGHLFETRDGCYPDLLPYLMRIGHGIQIPLHYPELLPELAARGQCLEVCPTTYIQTGTLTEIAALRTVFDRCFEAGVDIVICTDNAGLHNVRLPAEYEALLTADVIDFQQLQACQTASFRHAFAWPHAQPPSQVLQDWLRQPSAPAIA encoded by the coding sequence ATGGCGCTTTTTGCCGATTTGCATCGCCACTTGGGCGGCGCAGTTGTGCCTCGCATTCTCTGGCGCTTTTTGCAGCGATCGCAGTCCGAAATTATCGATCGCTTTGCCCACTACGGCGATTTCGAGCAGTTCTACACCGCCCCCAAGGCCTCGTTGGCGGAATATCTCGAAATTCACAAGTTGGTGGAGTCAACTCAAACGACTGGCACGCTGCCCTACTTCATCCAACGGTTGGTGCGGGGTGCCTACACCTTCGAGAACTTGGCTTATCTGGAACTGCGCTACACCCCCTATCTGCGGACTCCAGCAACACTGTCCCAAACTGAGCGTTTGGACTTGATGCCCGCAGTGGTGCAATGTGTTGCCGCCGCCAGCCAAGTGCCGGGCTATCCCTTGCTGATGCCCCAAATCCTCTGCCTACACACCCATTTGCCCTACGAAGTCAATCGGGCAATGGTGCAACTGGCCGCGGACTGTGTGCCGACAGTTTGTGCGATCGATGTAGCAGGGGGCGATCGCGCCTACGCAGAGCGGCTACCAGAGTTCATTGAGCTCTTCAACTGGGCGCGGGAACTGGGCCTGAAGACGACAGGCCACCTATTTGAAACCCGCGATGGCTGCTATCCCGACCTATTGCCGTACTTGATGCGGATTGGCCACGGCATCCAAATTCCGCTGCACTATCCCGAATTGTTGCCAGAGCTAGCGGCACGGGGGCAATGCCTAGAAGTCTGCCCTACCACCTATATTCAAACCGGTACTCTGACGGAGATCGCAGCACTGAGGACAGTCTTCGATCGCTGCTTTGAAGCAGGCGTTGATATCGTCATCTGTACCGACAATGCCGGTCTTCACAATGTGCGGCTGCCGGCAGAATATGAAGCCCTACTGACTGCTGATGTCATTGACTTTCAGCAACTACAAGCCTGCCAAACGGCATCTTTCCGTCATGCCTTTGCTTGGCCCCACGCCCAACCACCCAGTCAGGTTTTACAAGATTGGCTCCGCCAGCCTTCAGCCCCTGCGATCGCCTAA
- a CDS encoding slipin family protein, producing MGYSLVLIVLVLYFLLAGLKIDREYQRGIIYRLGRVRRLRGPGLYWIFPGIEQKVQVDLRLRTVNIEPQETVTADSVTIRVNAVLYYRMIDPVKAINSVESYRDAVYQIALTTLRNVIGQNLLDDVLQNRDRINFNVQQIVDEVTEPWGIVIERVEMKDVEIPLSMQRAMAKEAEAVREKRARRIKAEAELEASEKLTAASRMISSSPAALELRRLQMLAEIGTENNTTTVLMLPSDFPVLANRLADYLGQLPVTSSPVERSNAGVSDQE from the coding sequence GCTACTCTCTTGTTCTGATTGTACTGGTCCTCTATTTCTTATTGGCAGGCTTGAAAATCGATCGAGAATATCAACGCGGTATCATTTATCGGCTTGGTCGAGTCCGACGATTGAGAGGGCCGGGACTATACTGGATCTTTCCCGGAATTGAACAAAAAGTACAAGTTGATTTAAGACTGCGAACAGTTAATATTGAGCCTCAAGAAACTGTCACTGCAGACAGCGTCACGATTCGAGTAAATGCGGTGCTTTACTACCGGATGATTGACCCTGTCAAAGCCATTAACTCGGTTGAAAGTTATCGAGATGCTGTTTATCAGATTGCTCTCACAACTTTGCGGAATGTGATTGGTCAAAATCTGCTAGATGATGTTCTGCAGAACCGCGATCGTATCAATTTCAATGTTCAACAAATTGTAGATGAAGTCACCGAACCTTGGGGGATTGTGATCGAGCGGGTTGAGATGAAGGATGTCGAAATCCCGCTGAGTATGCAGCGAGCGATGGCTAAGGAAGCAGAAGCAGTTCGTGAAAAACGGGCTCGACGGATTAAAGCTGAGGCAGAACTAGAAGCATCTGAGAAGTTGACTGCGGCGTCTCGAATGATTAGTTCTAGTCCTGCTGCGCTGGAACTTCGTCGCTTACAAATGCTGGCAGAAATTGGTACAGAAAATAACACAACTACCGTCTTGATGTTGCCTTCTGACTTTCCAGTCTTGGCAAATCGACTGGCAGATTATTTAGGTCAACTACCAGTTACTTCATCACCCGTAGAAAGATCAAATGCGGGTGTCTCCGATCAAGAATAG
- a CDS encoding PH domain-containing protein, whose protein sequence is MIYCAYKGARDLLFFTTRRILLIDKQGITGKKQEYLSIPISRIQAFSYETAGTIDLDSEIKIFISVLGALKIRIIRPTSNMDPAITALNMMLLS, encoded by the coding sequence ATGATCTACTGTGCCTACAAAGGAGCGCGAGATCTCTTGTTCTTTACGACTCGGCGCATTCTACTGATCGACAAGCAAGGCATCACTGGCAAGAAACAGGAATATCTCTCAATTCCTATCTCTCGCATTCAAGCATTTTCCTATGAAACTGCTGGCACAATCGATCTGGATTCCGAAATTAAGATCTTTATTTCAGTTCTCGGTGCCTTAAAAATCAGAATCATTCGGCCCACCAGCAACATGGATCCAGCAATTACGGCCCTCAATATGATGCTCTTGAGCTAA